Part of the uncultured Desulfobacter sp. genome, CTCTTTTTCCAATAGATAGGGGCTGCCGCAGTCCGGGCAGCTTTTATTGACCGGTTTGTCCCAGGTGGCAAAGGTGCAGTCCGGGTATTTTGAACATCCGTAGAATAATTTCCCCCGTTTTGAGTGCTTTTCCACAATTGTGCCGTCACACCCTTTTTCAGGACAGGGAACCCCTGTGTCTTTTGTTGAATTTTCCTGGGCCACGGATTCGGTGTGTTTGCAGTCCGGATATCCGGTACAGGCGATAAACAGGCCGAATCGGCCGTCTTTCATCACCATGGGCTTGCCGCATTCGGGGCAGTCCTTGACCGGTTCGCTGTCCTGGACCTTCTCGACAATTTCAATCTTGCCTTTTTCGTCCCGGGTATAATTGCTGGTGAAGCTGCAGTCGGGGTATCCGGTACAGGCCAGAAAATGACCGTTTCTGCCGATTTTAATGTTAACGGGTTTGCCGCATAAGGGACACTTGATATCTGTTTCAATGCCGACGCCCTTGACGGAGACCATATTGTCCGTGGCGTTGTCCAAGGTGATTTTAAAGTCGGAATAAAATGTCTTTAACAGTTCAACTTCGTTGAGTTTTCCCTGCTCCACATCATCAAGGTTGGTCTCCATCTGGGCCGTGAAAGAGATGTCTAGAAGATTGGGAAATGCACGCACCAAAAGATCATTGACAATAAAGCCAAGTTCGCTGGGGGTAAAATAGCGTTTAATCAGCTCCACATATCCTTTATCCTGGATCACGGCGATAATGGAGGCATAGGTGGAGGGCCTGCCGATGCCGTTTTTTTCAAGCTCCTTGACAAGTGATGCCTCTGAAAACCGAGGCGGGGGCTTGGTGAAATGCTGATCCGGATTGATTTTGCGGGTACCCAGCTCTTCCTTTGGCTCCACCGGCGGCAGCGTCTGGATGCCCTTTTCCTTATTCTTCTCCTGGGTGGCATACAACCGCATGAATCCGTCAAACCGGGTGGTGGATCCTGAAACGGAAAACAGGTATTTTTCTGTGGCCTCAATTAAGATGGATTTCTGGTCGATGAGGGCCTGGGCCATCTGGGAGGCCACAAACCGTTTCCAGATCAGATCATAGAGCTTGAACTGGTCCGGTGACAAAAAGTTTTTCAGCTTTTCCGGTGTGTTGTGGACTGACGTGGGGCGGATGGCTTCATGGGCATCCTGGGCCTTGTTTTTATTTTTAAAGAACCTGGGGGCATCCAGGGCATATTCGTTGCCATAGGCGTGTCGGATCAGTTCCAACGCCTCCTGGGCCGCTTCCGGGGCAATACGGGTGGAATCCGTACGCATATAGGTGATCAGACCCTCGGGGCCGCCACTGCCGATTTCAATACCTTCATAGAGTTGCTGGGCCACAACCATTGTTTTTTTGGCGGAGAACCGCAACCGGTTGATGGCATCCTGCTGGAGTTTACTGGTGATAAACGGCGGCAGCGGATTGCGCTTGATGGTTTTATTTTTAATTTCCTGGACAATGAACGTGGCCTTTTCAAGGTCCGCCACAATGGCATGGGCCTGTTCACCATTGGTGACTTTGGCTTTTTTCCCGGATATTTTTATGAGTCCCGCATTGAAAATCGGCGGGTTTGCCGCCTCAAGATCCGCGGTGATGGTCCAGTACTCTTCGGGCTCGAATGCACGGATCTCCCGCTCTCTGTCACAGATGATTTTAACGGCCACCGACTGAACCCGACCGGCACTTAAGCCCCTTTGAACCTTTTGCCATAAAAGCGGTGATATCTGGTAGCCCACCAGTCGGTCCAGTTTTCTTCTGGCCTGCTGGGCGTCATACTTGTCCGCATCCGGCTGGGTGGGGTGGGAGAGGGCATCGGTGATCCCTTTTTTGGTTAACTCGTGGATCAGGACCCGGTGGAATTTTCGGTCCTTTTTTTTCAGAATCTCCATGATATGAAAAGCAATGGCCTCCCCTTCACGGTCCGGGTCAGGGGCAAGAAATATTTCATCGGTGTCGCCGGCGGTTTTTTTCAGATTGGAGATCACCTTGGATTTATCTTTTATATTGACATACTGGGCCTTAAAATTGTCGTCCACATCAATCCCGAGATTTTTCACCGGAAGGTCGCGGATGTGGCCGGCACTGGCTGCCACATTATAATCCTTTCCAATGTACTTTTTCAGGGTTTTGATTTTGGTTGGCGATTCGACAATGATAAGCGGCTTAGCCAATGTTATTCCTCCAAGATTGAAAATTTATTGCCTGGATGACGAACAATAAGCCCTGATAATTCCAAGTCAAGTAGAGCTGCAGAAACCTGGGCGCTCGTCAGACCGCTTGATGCGGTGATATGATCAATATGTTCGGGGTAAAGATCGAGGTTTTTATATACCATGGTCTGGATTTTGTCCATGGTTGGTTTATTTTTTGTCGGTGCAATTGGGGCTGCCATATCTGCGGCATGGACGAACTGGGACAGCTCATCAATGACGTCCATCTCATTTTCTATGAGATGGGCACCTTGTTTTATCAGGTGGTGGGTCCCCCGGCTTTTGGAGGATTTGATCGATCCCGGGACGGCAAATACCTCGCGGTTGTATTCTCCGGCCAATCGGGCCGTGATCAAAGATCCGCTTTTCCGGGCGGCTTCCACCACAATTGTCCCGCAGGAGATGCCTGCAATAATTCTGTTGCGCCGGGGAAAATTGCCGGGCAGCGGGGCGGTGTCCGGGAAAAATTCGGAAATGACGGCGCCTTGTTTTCTGATCCGGCTGTATAAGGGCCGGTTGTGCCGGGGATAGATATGGTCAAGGCCTGATCCGAGAACGGCCAGTGTCTGTCCGGTCTCATTGTCAAGGGCGCCCTTGTGGGCAGCGGTATCAACGCCCAAAGCCATGCCGGACACAATGGTGAAGCCCAATGCCGTCAGGCGCCGTGCAAGGTAATGTGCGGTATCCATGCCGTACCGGGTGGCATTTCGGGAACCGACAATGGCGATACAGGGTGCATGGAGATCCAAGGTCCCGTCATAATATAAAAGGGCGGGAGGGTCGGGGATCTCTTTGAGCAGGGCCGGGTATTCGGGATCAGTCAATACGACGATGCTGTGGTCCGAATCCTGGGCCAGGGCAAACCGTTCCAGGGCACCGATCTCAAATTTTTTGTGGCCGAGAATGTTTTTTATGACTTTGGCAGATATATCCGGCACAGACGACAGCTGTCTCTTTGATGCCGCTAAAATGTCCTCGGGGGTTTGAAAATGCGCGATCAGTTTTTTTATCACACGGGGACTTAAACCCGGCAGTTCCATTAAAAGAAACCAGGGCAGATATGTGTCCGGACAGGAGGTCATTTAGATAACTACTGGGTTTGGGATAGTTTCTTCTGGGCCTTGTCTGCTGCCGGTGAAAAGGGATAGCGGGTAATAACCTGCTTAAAGTAGTGATTGGCCTGGCTTACATCATCTATGGAGATATATGCGTAGCCTGTTTTAAGCAGTGCATCCGGGACTTTTTGACCCTTTGGATAAGTCTGGACCAGGGTTTTAAAAATTTTAGCCGCCTGTACATAATGACCTGTGGTGTAGCTGCACTCCCCGAGCCAATACATGGCGTTGTCCGCAAGTTTATGATCGGGGAACTCTTTGATAAAATCCGAAAGCAGTGCCTGGGCCATGGGGATATTACGCTTGCGCAGCAATAAATCCCGGCCTTTATTGTAAAGTTTGACAGGATCTGTATTTTTAACTTTTTCAGGTGTTGTCGGCTTTTCAGGTCGGGCAGGGGGCGGTGAAAGCTTTTTGGGTACCTGCTTTTTGGGCGGTGCCGGTTCAGCTCGGGCGCTAAGTTTTTCTTCCAGCCGTGCCATCCGTTGTTCAAGCCGGTTGATTTTTTCTTCCAGGTGCCTGGTGCGAATATCCTGGTCCAGTGATGTGTCTATGGGAACGGATGAGGTGTCAGGCACAGGGGTGTTCTGTGCCTGACCGGCGGTTTGTTTATAGGGCCTGAGTGACCCGCAGGAAGCGGTTAAAAAAATAAGAGTACAAAGCGACGCAATCCTTAATATATGTTTTTCGGATGCGGGCATAGATGTTTCCTTATTTCTTTCTGTGGGCCATAAAAACAATGGGAGATGCAATGAAAATGGATGAATAGGTTCCCACCACCACACCGATGATCATGGCAAAGGCAAAGTTATGGATGATCTCTCCACCCAGAAAGAACAGTGCCAGCAGTACCACCAATGTGGTCAGCGATGTCAATATGGTCCGAGACAAGGTTTCATTGATACTCCGGTTAAACAGGTCCGATACCAGGGTGTGGTCCGAATTGCCCTTGATATTCTCCCGGATTCGATCAAAAACGATAATCGTGTCGTTGAGTGAATACCCGATGATGGTTAACAGGGCGGCGATGATCTGCAGGGAAAAATCAAGGTTGAGCAGGGAAAATACCCCCACGGTAATGGTCACATCGTGAATCAGGGCGACAATGGCGCCAATGGCGTACTGAAGCTGAAGATACCAGAACAGTGCCAGGGAGACGATCAGGGCGGCTGCAA contains:
- the topA gene encoding type I DNA topoisomerase, with amino-acid sequence MAKPLIIVESPTKIKTLKKYIGKDYNVAASAGHIRDLPVKNLGIDVDDNFKAQYVNIKDKSKVISNLKKTAGDTDEIFLAPDPDREGEAIAFHIMEILKKKDRKFHRVLIHELTKKGITDALSHPTQPDADKYDAQQARRKLDRLVGYQISPLLWQKVQRGLSAGRVQSVAVKIICDREREIRAFEPEEYWTITADLEAANPPIFNAGLIKISGKKAKVTNGEQAHAIVADLEKATFIVQEIKNKTIKRNPLPPFITSKLQQDAINRLRFSAKKTMVVAQQLYEGIEIGSGGPEGLITYMRTDSTRIAPEAAQEALELIRHAYGNEYALDAPRFFKNKNKAQDAHEAIRPTSVHNTPEKLKNFLSPDQFKLYDLIWKRFVASQMAQALIDQKSILIEATEKYLFSVSGSTTRFDGFMRLYATQEKNKEKGIQTLPPVEPKEELGTRKINPDQHFTKPPPRFSEASLVKELEKNGIGRPSTYASIIAVIQDKGYVELIKRYFTPSELGFIVNDLLVRAFPNLLDISFTAQMETNLDDVEQGKLNEVELLKTFYSDFKITLDNATDNMVSVKGVGIETDIKCPLCGKPVNIKIGRNGHFLACTGYPDCSFTSNYTRDEKGKIEIVEKVQDSEPVKDCPECGKPMVMKDGRFGLFIACTGYPDCKHTESVAQENSTKDTGVPCPEKGCDGTIVEKHSKRGKLFYGCSKYPDCTFATWDKPVNKSCPDCGSPYLLEKETKRDGKIHKCPNRECGFKQSVLPIPEKED
- the dprA gene encoding DNA-processing protein DprA, giving the protein MTSCPDTYLPWFLLMELPGLSPRVIKKLIAHFQTPEDILAASKRQLSSVPDISAKVIKNILGHKKFEIGALERFALAQDSDHSIVVLTDPEYPALLKEIPDPPALLYYDGTLDLHAPCIAIVGSRNATRYGMDTAHYLARRLTALGFTIVSGMALGVDTAAHKGALDNETGQTLAVLGSGLDHIYPRHNRPLYSRIRKQGAVISEFFPDTAPLPGNFPRRNRIIAGISCGTIVVEAARKSGSLITARLAGEYNREVFAVPGSIKSSKSRGTHHLIKQGAHLIENEMDVIDELSQFVHAADMAAPIAPTKNKPTMDKIQTMVYKNLDLYPEHIDHITASSGLTSAQVSAALLDLELSGLIVRHPGNKFSILEE
- the ybgF gene encoding tol-pal system protein YbgF, whose translation is MPASEKHILRIASLCTLIFLTASCGSLRPYKQTAGQAQNTPVPDTSSVPIDTSLDQDIRTRHLEEKINRLEQRMARLEEKLSARAEPAPPKKQVPKKLSPPPARPEKPTTPEKVKNTDPVKLYNKGRDLLLRKRNIPMAQALLSDFIKEFPDHKLADNAMYWLGECSYTTGHYVQAAKIFKTLVQTYPKGQKVPDALLKTGYAYISIDDVSQANHYFKQVITRYPFSPAADKAQKKLSQTQ